Genomic segment of Triticum aestivum cultivar Chinese Spring chromosome 6A, IWGSC CS RefSeq v2.1, whole genome shotgun sequence:
TATACGTTCTTATTTGTAATTTTGCTTGCAGAGTCTAGCTTTTCACGGTCTCCCAGCAGGAAGAGGTATATATTGCAGTTCAACATATGATCCTCGTCTTTTGGAGCCATTTAATTGTAAAAATACTTTGAACACATTAGTATTTTTTAAGTTATCTTGTATTCTTATATGCTTAATTGTTATCAACATAGCAGATAACTATGATTTGTTCCAATCTAAATGGAATGCAATGCAGCACACTTCACTGCAGTCTCACTGGATTTGTTGGTTTACTAGATATGTTCTATCTGTCTTGAATATGAGCAAGTCATGTTTATCTTGTAATTTACTGTTTATGTTATCTTCAATCTTTCAGTGAGAGGAGGCATGAAAAGAAGATGGATGATGGAGAAACAAACTCATCTAAGAGTTCTCCTATCTCTGATAATAATGATAGGAAAAAGGAAAAAGTCACTAGTGGTGACGAGAAAGAGGATTATGAAAAGGAGGTATGAGGCTTTGAGCACTGTGTAATCCAGTTTATAGATCACATGCACCTTTGTCACATTTTCCATATTGAAATtctgaatttttcaaaatttgaataTTGTGCAGCTGAAACAAGTTAGATCAGATATGGAGGCTTTGCGTGACGATAAATCTCATCTCGAGGTCAGTTTTTGTTTCAATGCAATGTTGTGCATTGTTACACATTCCACCCAGAAATGTATGTGTTTTTGCCAAACATCGAACCCAACTTGTTGGCAAGGCTATATTTATGTGGGAGACTATTAATGTCcagaatatcatatttcttggaACATAGCTAGTAAATGTTAGCGTACCATGTTAAAAGAAAAAAGATTAAATTATTATTTATGCCCTTTGTTCAATGTATGTCATTTACATCGGCCGACCTTCTAAAATCTTCACTCCGTGCTCTAATTAACATTTACTCTGTAGATTGTTTTGGATGAGAAAATGGATGAAGTGCGCAGGATTTCTAGCCAAGTAAGTGACCTTGATCAGCAGCTGAGGAGGGAGAAAGAAGAATGTCATAGGTATCTAAGCAACACTTGCGCATGCCAATTTGGTCACTTTCTTTATTATTAATATCAATAGCTAGGTGGTTTTATTATGTAGATATCCTGTTCTCATATTGAATTATGATTCCAACGTAGAATGACGTCAAAAATGAAGAAGTTCCTAAAAGCTCATGTCCGTTTTATGAAAGCTCGGGAGGAGTTGAAAAGGTGCATATTCATCAATATTAAATCTTGTAATGAAATACATTCTTGGCTTGCTTACATCACTATATTCTAcaccctccgtaaagaaatataagagcgtttagaatactaaagtagtaattaaacactcttatattagtttacagagggagtatctttcaTGACTTGCGAATTTGTAGTAACTAAGTATTGACTATTGGAGCTGTGCAGGTCACAAGCTCGTTTTGAGAGACTTGGTGATATGCTTGCTTCAGAAATTTTAAAGCGTGGTGCTAATGAAGAAGCTTCCAGCGTCCATGTTGATGAAGATCTAAATGGACCTTATGAAAGGAGTCCAAATGCTACTCCAGCTAAAAAGCGATCAATCCCATACTCAACTAGTGATGAGGCAAAAGCTGGTAGGTTGCTTGGATTCTTGGATGATTTATATATACTGCTGAAGAACATATGATGATCAGCACAATGTGGATCTCGTACATATTTTTACTTCCATATGCATCTTAACATGTTTAAGCAACCCATCTTATTAAGTATTAAGCAATAGCTAAAGGTTCCAACTGTTAATCTTAAGCATTAAATACATGTGATTAATTACTATGTAGAAACATTGGAGGGGGTAATTTTTTTCTTCACATTATTGAGATTTCATTCTGTACATTATTGCAGAAATATCTTTCTATCATATTGCTTGTATACTTGCATCTAATCTTTTGTCCATTTTTTCAGCTAAGAAAAGAGGAGAGCGAGAGACTGATACATTCACTAGATCAGATAAATATAGGTCAGAAGGCGATATTACAGACTATGATAAAACAAGTAAGGGTAGTGATGGAACAAAATCTATATATTTGAAGAAGAGACTGTGGGAagatgaaaagaataagcttggaAATGCTGCCTCCTCTGCAGACCAGGTCCAGTATTTCCCCGTGCCATCTTAGTTTTGTGTTAAATGTCATATCGTGATTGCTGGCTTGTTTATTACCCCATGCCATCTCAGTTTTGTGTTTAAATGTCAGATTGTGATTGCTGGCTTGCTTATAAGTAACGAGTGAACCTCATAGTTTTCCTTCATTATCGAGTCGCTAGACTATTAGCAATGAATCATCTTGACGAATGAATTCTGCATATTACAAGAGAATACTTAATTGAGTAGATATTTTTAAACTTACAGGTGAAAGATTCTCCAGTGAAGCACGCTTTGCCCTCCACTGGTATGGCTGCTCGTGCCTTATATGACCTTAACGAGGCAGTTGAACTGGATGATAGAAACGAACAGATAGATGCATTGCTAGAAAATGATGCTGACGGGACTAGATCGCCGGTACCTCCAGTGGGCCAAAATGCCTTCGAGCAGGTGACTATCCTCCAAGAAACCGGGAACCTGTTTTATCATATGCACTAAAAAAAGCATGACATTGCTCATTTACATTCTCCCCACCTATATTTCTTATTATAGAAGAATAGTTATTGGCTTGCATATGGCGAACATGCGTGCTCACAGTTTGTTGCATCTTCTTTCCCAGTATGACGACCTCGACGAGGAAGTGGATGTGGACGTATAAGCCGAGCACagagttgatatgataaacgaCGCGATGGCGGTGGTGCATAATACACCAGTTGGCTTCTGGGAGTCCGAAGACTGTTATTAGCATTTCCGTGTACAAAGTGGCATCTTTTGTGTTTTTTTAGCATAATATACCTATctatttgatatatatatatatatatattgggtgTTTTTAGCTTTTTACTCAGAATCCTCGTTTTGTAGTGGCATCCTTTGGTGTTGAGCTGTGACTTTGTTGATCCTGGTTGCGGCCTGCTCCGTGGAGCTAACTTATTTTCGTGAATGGCAACTGTCTCTTCGATTTTGTCAGTGACGTTGCCGTGCACTAGGGATTTCTATGTCATCTCGCAAGCCAATCAGCCCAGTAACTAATGTATTTTCTATAGCACATTCCCTGTTTTTGGCGTCATGGTGGATTATGGTAATCCTGGTTGTTTATCTTGATTTTGTCTCACCATGCAGCAATTAGATCATTTGCCTAACCTTTTTTGCAACTAGCTCTTGAGTTTGAGGTTTGCTCTCATAAACTATGTGCACAAGCACATTATTCTCTCGAAATAAAACACAATAAGAACGCGTCTCCGCTGGAACTCGGCGGGGTTGCCGCCACTGCATCTCTTGCGTCGCGTGCCCTcctcgagggagagggagagggggaaaatAATAATCTTATACGGCCTTGGTTTTGCAACTAGCTCTTGAGTTTGAGGTTTGCTCTCATAAACTATGTGCACAAGCACATTATTCTCTCGAAATAAAACACAATAAGAACGAGTCTCCGCTGGAACTCGGCGGGGTTGCCGCCACTGCATCTCTTGCGTCGCGTGCCCTcctcgagggagagggagagggggaaaatAATAATCTTATACGGCCTTGGTTTTGCAACTAGCTCTTGAGTTTGAGGTTTGCTCTCATAAACTATGTGCACAAGCACATTATTCTCTCGAAATAAAACACAATAAGAACGCGTCTCCGCTGGAACTCGGCGGGGTTGCCGCCACTGCATCTCTTGCGTCGCGTGCCCTcctcgagggagagggagagggggaaaatAATAATCTTATACGGCCTTGGTTTTGCAACTAGCTCTTGAGTTTGAGGTTTGCTCTCATAAACTATGTGCACAAGCACATTATTCTCTCGAAATAAAACACAATAAGAACGCGTCTCCGCTGGAACTCGGCGGGGTTGCCGCCACTGCATCTCTTGCGTCGCGTGCCCTcctcgagggagagggagagggggaaaatAATAATCTTATACGGCCTTGGTTTTGCAACTAGCTCTTGAGTTTGAGGTTTGCTCTCATA
This window contains:
- the LOC123132371 gene encoding zinc finger CCCH domain-containing protein 13 isoform X2; this encodes MLPPPRRGPAYKTKMCALWQNGNCDRELCSFAHGTAELRRPPSSRPTFPPHHAGRRDYRGGDFRGRIERRFSPRRRHSPGRDFRGHRSLHDRRPTSRERESSFSRSPSRKSERRHEKKMDDGETNSSKSSPISDNNDRKKEKVTSGDEKEDYEKELKQVRSDMEALRDDKSHLEIVLDEKMDEVRRISSQVSDLDQQLRREKEECHRMTSKMKKFLKAHVRFMKAREELKRSQARFERLGDMLASEILKRGANEEASSVHVDEDLNGPYERSPNATPAKKRSIPYSTSDEAKAAKKRGERETDTFTRSDKYRSEGDITDYDKTSKGSDGTKSIYLKKRLWEDEKNKLGNAASSADQVKDSPVKHALPSTGMAARALYDLNEAVELDDRNEQIDALLENDADGTRSPVPPVGQNAFEQYDDLDEEVDVDV
- the LOC123132371 gene encoding zinc finger CCCH domain-containing protein 13 isoform X1, which codes for MLPPPRRGPAYKTKMCALWQNGNCDRELCSFAHGTAELRRPPSSRPTFPPHHAELGRRDYRGGDFRGRIERRFSPRRRHSPGRDFRGHRSLHDRRPTSRERESSFSRSPSRKSERRHEKKMDDGETNSSKSSPISDNNDRKKEKVTSGDEKEDYEKELKQVRSDMEALRDDKSHLEIVLDEKMDEVRRISSQVSDLDQQLRREKEECHRMTSKMKKFLKAHVRFMKAREELKRSQARFERLGDMLASEILKRGANEEASSVHVDEDLNGPYERSPNATPAKKRSIPYSTSDEAKAAKKRGERETDTFTRSDKYRSEGDITDYDKTSKGSDGTKSIYLKKRLWEDEKNKLGNAASSADQVKDSPVKHALPSTGMAARALYDLNEAVELDDRNEQIDALLENDADGTRSPVPPVGQNAFEQYDDLDEEVDVDV